GCCAGGTAAACTGCCTTTTCTATTCGCCCTGGCGCGTCTGAGGGTTGGATGCTTTGCACTATCCTTTTGAGGTGCTTTTTATCATCTGAAAAGGGAGATCTTAAAAAGGGCTTGCTGCCAGCCTCAATAATAAGCATCCGGCTGTCTTTTGGAAGCTCATCAATGAGCTTGAGCGCTTCTTCCCTGGCTCGGTCAAACCTGATTCCTGAGGCTGTAAGGGTCTTCATGCTGGCACTCGAGTCCAGGACCAGGATCGCGTCTCCTTTTATTTGAGAGGTATATAACCATACAGGCCTGGCCAAGGCAAAAGCGGCCAGTATTACGGCTAGAATCTGGAGCAAAAGAGGCAGGTTCCTAAGAACCCTTTGAATACGAACCCCCCCTCTTTTTTCCTTCAAAACGGCGCGCCATAAGAAGAGGTTTGTGACATCAACCTGTTTCGGCTTGGGTTTCAGGCTGTGGATTAAAATGAGAATCGGGATTAGGCCCAAAACCAGCAGCGCGCTTGGATTTAACAGTTGCATCTTAAGTCCCGGTCAGCATCCGTTTCTCTAATGAAAGAGCGTTCCTGTAGTCAGATAATCCAGCAGGAAATCCTCAAAGGGGACACCCGTATCGGAAAGATAGTAGTCAATTCCGTTCTTGTAACACAGCTCCCTGATATTGTTCAAAAAACTGCTCATCTTTTGGCGATAAAGCGTGAGTAATTCCTCATTCAGGGTAATTTTTTTTGTTTCTCCAGTTTCCAATTCTCTTAAAGTCAGGTATCCGTTATAACCAGGAAACAGCTCCTCGGGATCGAGCATATGAACCACGGTTATATCGAACTTTCTATACCTAAGCGCCTCCAGACCCTTTTCAACCCCATTGGGATCTAAAAGATCGCTTAAGATAATGGCAATGCCCGGCCGCTTGCAGGTGAGAGCATATTCACTGAGACATGAGTTAAGGTCTGTTTTGCCTTCCGGTTTCAGGGAAAGCAGGTATTTGAGTATGGAGAGGTAAACTTTTTTACCTCTTTCAGGCGGCTTTGAGTCGCCAAGTGTATGGCTGAAAGCGGTCACGCCGACCCGGTCCAGGTTTGCCAGACCGATATAACTCAAAGCGGCTGCAACTTTTTTAGCGTAAATCTCTTTCGAAGGGTTACCCGCTCTCATGGAACGGCTCATGTCAAGGAGGATATGAATGTTCAGCTCCTCCTCAGAACGGAATAATTTTACAAAGAGTTTATCCAGGCGACCATACACGTTCCAATCAATGTACCGGAAATCGTCCCCGACCTGATACTTGCGGTAGTCAAGAAATTCAAGGCTAGCCCCACTCCGCCAGGACCTGTGTTCCCCCTTGCTCGGCCCTTTTATCCCTTGCTGAGCAAGTATCTTCAGCTTTTCCAGCCTTCTTAAAAAATCTTCATCTAGGAAAGATTCAACGTCTGTTTCTACTGCCATGGACCAATCCGTTAATCTGTATTTATGAGAGGGACGAGACTATCCATCCATTCACGTCACGGAGTTACTTCTTTGTAGCGCCTGTCCAGAGTAATGGCGAACAGCTAGACCCCAGGCTTTAAACACGCACTTTTTCGGGTACGCCATTTAAAATATCGTCTATGATGTCATCCTCGTTGATCCCTTCAGCCTCTCCTCTAAGATTTAGAATAATGCGATGCCTCAGAGCCGGTTTGGCCGCCGCCCTGATATCTTCAAGGGAAGCGTTATAGCGCCCCTGAAACAAGGCCCGCACTTTGCCAGCTAAAACCAGGGTTTGCACTCCCCGGGGGCTTGCGCCATAGCGAACGTATTTTTTAGTCCTTTCGATCGAGGCATGGTCATCCGGATGGCTGGCCAAAACGAGCCTGATGGCGTAATTTTTTACATGCAAGGCGATGGGTACCTGTCTGACCAGTTTTTTCATTTGAAGGATCGAGTCGGAATCAACGACCTTATTTAATTCCGGCTGGTAGTCTTCTGTTGTTTTTTCAATTATTTCTTCAAGCTGATCCGAAGTCGGGTACTCGATCTTGAGCTTGAAGAAGAAACGATCAATCTGAGCCTCTGGCAGGGGGTAAGTCCCTTCCATTTCCAGGGGGTTCTGAGTCGCCAACACGATAAAAGGCGGCTCTAAAGGGTATTCTCTACCAAAAATCGTAACCCTTTCTTCCTGCATGGCCTCAAGAAGGGCAGATTGAGTTTTAGGGGTGGCCCGGTTGATTTCGTCAGCCAGAATGACTTGGCCAAATATCGGCCCTTTAAAAAACTCGAAATAACGATTTCCCTGTTCATCCTGGTTCACGATATTCGTGCCCAGGATATCCGCGGGCATTAGATCGGGAGTGAATTGAATCCGGGAATACTTCAAGTCAAGAACCTGACTCAATGTCTTCACGATCAGGGTTTTACCCAGTCCAGGCACGCCTTCAACCAAGGCATGACCTCCACAGAGCAGGCAGACAAGGATATTTTCGATGAGTGAGGTCTGCCCGACAATTATCTTGGAAAGCTCGTCAGTGATGAGGTTAAAATTCTGTATTATTAAGTCAGCTTTTTCAATTGGTGTCGCTTTTTCCATTTTTTTCCATCCTTAACCCGATAGACAGGAAATAATTTTTTATGTATTCTCGATAATTCAAAGGGATATCTTCTTTTAGCAGGACATTTTCCAGCTCCTGTCGGTAAGATCTGATTACCTCTTCCTCTCTTAATTTTGCCTTGGCGATTGTCGGAAGGGAGCGGACATGAATATTATATCGTTCTCCCGGGCCTTCAACGCCCTTATCTTTAAGCGCCGGGCTTTTTGAGCTTTTGATTTCGTAAGGAGTTTTCTTTTCACCGTCGGCCTTGCCTCGGCCGGCGGTAAAGGTCTCTTCCTCATCTAGCGCTGGTCTATCTTTTTCGGGTTTCATATCATCAGGCCGGTCTTTGCCTGAAGAGATTGAAGTTACTTTCTTGCGTTCTTCTCCACCAACCTCAGATGCGGCCAGAGCCTGCTCTGATGAAGTATCTTGATTTGTAGTTTTCTCGGAAACTTGAGCCACAAAGACGTCCTTTTTGGCTTCAGACGATGATTGGCCTTTGTCAGGTATGGCTGACATCACCTCATTCATAGTCTCGTCAAGAAACTGTTCGAGCTTCTGGGTGCGATCCAGATTTGAAAGCTCCTGAGACAGGGAAGCTGGGACCCCCTGTTCAAATGCCTGTTTGATCTGCTTTTTTAACTCTTTAACTTGATTTGGCGCTACCTTGTCCTCCCCAAGGTTTTTAAACCCCGGTGTACCGGAGATGTCTCCCAAGCTGAGTTCGGCTTCGAGCTGGCGGGCAAGCCGGATCTTCTCGGCCCCAGCCTCTTTAATCAGCTCATTGAGGGACTCAAGCAGCCTTCTTTTGGTCATCCTCTGGGCCTTAAGCTCCCTGGCAAGCTCTTCCATCCGTTGGTAGATATCCTCTCTAGACCTTTTCTTTTCCTTCCTGGCCGCTCGCTTTTCCAGCTTTGAATATTTCTCCAATTTCAGGCCGATCTGTTTGAGCTTTTCTTGACCGGCCAGGTCTGGCGGTGAAGATGTTGGACTGAAGTCAACAAGAAGGAGAGCAATTATCACCGCGATGAAAAACGGAATTAATATATGAATCCGGGAAAATTTCCTGGGGAATATAGGGTCCGGTTTGATCAATTCAATAAAGGAACTCGCCTGCTCAATCAACAGGTCCACAAAAATGGATTTGCGCCCAAGCTGGTGGCATTCATAGGCCGTGCTCAATCTATCTTTCAACCCAAATCGAGCGTCAATCTCGATCAGCTCGTGCATGAAGCTTTTTCTTGTTCTAATTACAAAGAGCAGTGAAAAGGCAAAAGAGAATAAAACAAGAAGCGCATAGATTGAATTTCCATACCACTGCAGTAATCCGAACCTTTGCACAGCGAGGGAAAAAGCGGTGAGGAGCAAAGAAAGCATAAGGGTCGTCAGGACGAGGCGTTTAACTTCCCTTTTGATCATCCGCCTTTGAAGCTTGGAAATATGATTTATAAATTGGTGATTCGTTTTAGTGTTCATTTCCTTTTTGCCTTGTTATGCCTGATCATAACCTGATTTGCCAGTGTCAGGAGCAGGATAACACATGTGACGATCATCATGTAATACCCATAAGCGTTGATTGAAGATCGAGGTAAAAGCTCTTGACCCTGATAAAAGGCATAAATAAGGAAGACGGGATTAATGAAAGAGGCAAAAACCGCAGTAACGAAAAGGAAAAAAATCAAGAACCCCCGGCTTAAGAGATAGCCAAGAAAACTCCATTTTCCGAAAACAAGATACATCAGGAACGCAAACAGGCGGCACAGGAGTGAAGCGGTAAAAAGAACGGTTAGAACCTTAAAGAACACGGACATGGATATTCCTGAAACAGCAGCGGAAACAATCAGGAGCGGGAGCACAATCAGCAGTAAGAATATGGAATGGAGTATGAAGGCGGCCAGTCCATAAGAAAAGAAATTATGTTCCTCCTCGAGGGTGATTACTCCTTCATAACCCAGCCTGGAAAAATAATCTTTTGCGAACATCTCACCGCGCCCGCAGCGAAGACCCAGGTACGAGTTAATAAGGAGCGCGGCCACAAAGACTCCCAAGAAATTCAGCGGAATCTTATGCCCTTGAAAATAAGTGAAGAGATCTTTGGTGGGCCAGAAGATGAGCAGTATCAAGCCAAGGATCCAGATGCTGTTGAAGCTCACTGATAACATCAGCGGCGAAAAGAACGGGGCCAGAGATTTTTCAGTGTCGTTTGTCAGGTAATCAAACTTCATCGTGAATCCTTGTTAACTCTTCCCTGTTGATCATGGTCTTGCTTCCCCTGTTCTTTGAGGAATATGACTGCACATTCTGATTGTGGCAGACAATTCCGACCCTGAAAAAGCCTCGGGCGCAAGCCCTATCTTGATCTCTTGTTTATCAGTGCCTACCGGGATTTCCCACTCTAAAAGCGCCATGTTTCGATTGATGGCACGTCGTGCCTCCATGAGATGAATCGGTATTACGTCAGAGTTGATCCAGCCGGATAAATGAAGGATATCAGGTCTTGAGCCATATCGAGCATGGATCGAAAACAGAAGATCCTGCATGAGATTTTTCTGCATCTTTTCAAAAAATGTGCTGGGATTATTGGGGACAATAATTGCGGTTATGGATTCTGCTGCCTTGGGTACAAATAAGCCTTTCCGTTCCAAACTCGATCTGGTGAGCTTCTTAGTGTATTTCTTATCAGGAGCAATGTCGCCGAAAAAGAAGAAGCGGCCGTCAAAATAAATCTGGCAATCAGTAATCAGGTGAGGGGTCATGTTTTCAACCTGGATGGTAAGGCCCTGTTCATCCTTAAACACCTCCCCGCGGATGGGGAAGTTCATCATGGTGTTAATTTTAAACAAACGATGAGACCATCTGTTTAGAGAAATCAGAACCGTCTGCCGCGCATTACTTTCATGTAAGGTTAAGCTGCGCACTGTTTCACTTTCATCCAATTTCGGTAAGATGGCGGTGACAGGATAAGGTTTTGAACCCAGACTTAACCGGTAATCTCCTTTTTGCAAGGAATACAGTCCTACAATCAATTTGCCTGAGGTGATTCCTTTTTGTTCCGCTACTTTCAAATGAAGAAAGCTATTATAAGAGAGGTCCTTGCGTGCAGTTTGATAAAAAAACAGCCAGTAACCTGCCAAAGAAAATATAACTATAATTGCTATAAGATAGCTGAGGTATTTCCGTCTTAAGGCCACTTTTTTTTCAATGCCGTGAAAAAGCACCTGAACGAAAATAATGTAAAGCGCCAGCAAGGAAATAGCCCACAGAAAGCCTGGAAAATGAATCGGTATGCCTGAGATCATGGATGACAGAATCTGTCGTTCCTGAAGATCGAACTCAAAATGATGGTTCGCAGGCTTCAAAGTCAGTATCTTGTTCCAAAAAGAGTGCCTCCCTGTCCAGTCGGCAAATGGAGGTCTCTGGTAATCAAAGGCTAAAAAAATAATTTTCCCGAGCCCAATTTCCTTCTGAATGATCACCGGAATATCATCCTTGATGGACAGCGCCTCTGCGGCCTCAATGTTTACCTTTGCGATTAAAAATGGCTCAGGGCTGGTAAGTATTTGACCACAAAATTCTTCTAGAGAATCAAGCTCAAAAATACGCTCAAATCCCAATATATTCAAGGGCAGAAGGCGCCTTGTCCTTGCTTCGAGAAATGCGCCGTAGTTAAGGCCGCTGGCAGTAACAACGTAGCCGCCTTTTCTAATCCATTCGGTTAAAGCGGTAAATTGTCTCTCCCTTAGATTCTTCCACGCGCTGGCATGCAGAACCATCATCTCCACCCCGTCATACCCATACCAGGTTTCCGGGAGGAACTTTACGCGAGAGACAATGGGCTGGACTGTATTGGGCAGCTTGGATAAAAAGTCCGGGGCAATTTTATTGCCTAATACCAGTACCAGGCCCCTGGTAGTGTACCGGGACCTGAGATTTATTGATGTAGACAGAATATCTTTCTGAGTGCTTTTAAACCTGATAAGCAGAGGATGGGTAAAGGAATCAATGAGGATGGTGAAGGAGTATAATTTCTTTGAACTTGTGGGAAGCTCAACATCCATGGAATAGACAGTATCATGAACGTCCCGATGGTACTCGCTTCCAGATGTCACCACCACTTCTAAAGTGCCATTAATCGTCCGGCCGCTGTTTTCAAGAATTATATTCAAAGGGGTCCATTTGTTTAGCGGAACGAGACCGTTGAACCCAAGGAAATACTCCATGTGAATCGAGGCCGATAACGCCGACAGAGGCTGAAGCAGAATAATCAGGAAGAGAAGGGCGCAGGGGAATTTAAATAAATTGTTAAATATTCTATATTTGAACATTTTTTTCTATGTGCCAGGATGATACTAAAGCCGGGCTTCATTGTCACCCGGCCTAATCTCACACTATAGGATATCCCTGATAACTAAAATCGTCAATGGTCATTTACTCTTCCAAAGTAAAAGGCGTACCCTTTGGTGTTCATTCTTCAGAAATAAAGACTGAGCCGGCCCATGGAAGCTTGGCCCGGACAGGTTCAAGCCCGGAATCATTTATAATTAGGAAATCCTGAGGTTTCCTGCTGAAGCAAACAAGGAGACAAGGTTACAATAACTTATAAAGGAACAAGGCTTTAAATCTCAGTCTAACGAAGTCAAGGTATGGATGAACCGAGGTTTAGGTAAAATATGTCTGGAATTCTTTTTAATTTGGCGTTAGAATCCTGTCTCACATCCAATCAAACGGCCGGAGGCCTGTTCGTGGAGGTTGTTAGAAAAAATGGAAATTGAAGTTAATCTTCTCCCGTCTGAATCACGCAAAGAAAAGCCAGGAAGCGATGATGAACTGAGTTTTGGAGATACCTTCAGTGATCATATGCTGATGGTGGATTACAAGGAAGGCCAGGGCTGGCACAATGCCCGCATCGTGCCTTATGAGGATCTTCGACTTGACCCGGCGGCGATGTCCATTCATTACGCCCAGTCCCTCTTCGAAGGCCTTAAGTGCTATCGGAGAAAGGACGGCGGCCTCCAGCTCTTCAGGCCACGGGATAATTTCAAGCGCTTAAACCAGTCTGCCTCCCGGTTGTGCATGCCTGAGTTAGATGTCGAGTTCGGCCTTTCATCACTTAAGGAGCTGATTCGGGTTGAGCAGGACTGGGTGCCCCGAAGCCGCGGCGCGTCACTCTATCTAAGGCCGACCATGCTGGCCACCGAACCGCACCTCGGCGTTAGACCGGCCAGGGAATACCTCTACTTTGTCATTGTCGGGCCGGTTGGGGCCTATTACAAGGAAGGATTTAATCCGGTCAGGATCTTTGTCTCTGAGAAATATGTACGGGCGGTCCGCGGAGGCGTGGGCGATATCAAGGCCTCGGGCAACTACGCGGCCAGCCTCTATGCCGCTAAAGAGGCACAGGAGAAAGGCTTTACCCAGATACTCTGGCTCGACGCCGTGGAGCGTAAGTATGTTGAAGAAGTGGGGACCTCGAACATGTTCTTCCTGATAGAGGACGAACTAATCACTCCACCCTTAACCGGGAGCATCCTGTCAGGCATTACCCGCCTGACCGTCCTGGATCTGGCCCGGGAATGGGGCGCATACAATGTAGTGGAGCGGCAAGTCAGCATAGATGAGGTTATGGCCAAGGCAAAGGACGGGCGTTTGAAAGAAGCGTTTGCCTCAGGCACAGCCGTGGTCATCTCGCCGGTGAGCGAGGTTTTTTATAAAGGTGAGATGGTCCAGATTGGTAACGGCCAGACCGGCCCGCTAGCTCGTAAACTCTTCGATGAAATCACGGCTATTCAATACGGTGGTAAGCAAGATACCCACGGCTGGATCGAAGAAATCTGATGATGAATCAGGGGGAGTCTTTGATAAGAACTCCCCATATTTCTCTACATTATACCCCTAAAAATTTGCGAATAAACCTCAATCAAAGGGTGATAGATATAACCTTTTCCAGTAAGATCAGCTCGTCTTCATCCTTGACCATATCTCCATAATCAGGATTTAGGGAGCGCAAGATAATCTGATCATTACGAAAAAGGACCATCTTCACCCAGGCGTTATAATCCTGGTCCTTGAAAATGACATAATCACCGTGCCTCACTTCCTCCCGGCTCTCAGGTTTGACAAAAAGAGTGGCGCCATCTTTGAGGTAAGGGAACATGGAGTCTCCCCGAACCCGGACGGCATAAATCTTCTCGGCCAGCTTCGGGTCAATTCCAGGAGGCAGCTCCACCTTCTCCAATCCGTCTCCAGCTTCAAAACCCCCATCAGTCCACTGAAAAGGTTCGCCGGCACTGACATGAGAAATGACAGGGACAGTATAACGATAAGGCAGGGGACCCAGTAATAGATCAGAAGGGCTGGAAAGCGCTTCAGTCCAGAATTCATGGACTCGTTCCTCGATTTCCTTGACCAGGTTGCAATAAGGTTCTTTCTGGATCTGTTCAGGGTCGGCAATGATGATTTTAAGGCCGCGTTTAATGGCTTCCTCAACCTGAGCCGCCACCACGCTAGGGTGCAGCACCTCGTCAACCGGTCCGTTAATTTCACCCCGGGCTCTGGCTTGCGAGTAAGCCTTGAAAGCCTTTTCATAGAGGTTGATGACCTCATCGTCCTCGCTATTTCGCTCCTTGAGTGCCACCAGGAGGAAAAAGAAGGGGTCAAGTCCCAGGGCCACAGCCATTTTAAGCACGACCGAGTCTTTGGGGATTTTGCCAAAGTTTTCCATGTCTGCGACATAAGTTCCAGTCACACCGGCCAGATGTCCGAGCTTTTTTTGCGAGAGGCTAAGCTCCATTCGTTTTCTTTTCACCACTTCTCCAAAGGTCTCAGTCATTGGTGTCCTCTTGTTTTCATTTTTTAGTTATATTTTATACAACAAACAGCTATTTGCAAGGAAAAAAGGAATTATATGAAAAAAAAGGTTGACTACAACAATTGTTGTATCTTATATTTATAAAGGGAGGTTTGGATAGGAAAGGGTTAAAGTGAGGAAATAGGGCCGCGACCATTCTAAGAAGTTAATTATACTTATTAAATGGAATTCTTAGCAGAATATCACCTGGACTCTCTGGGCTCTTCAGACGGCCCGGTTCTAATTTTTATCAGTCCTGACAACAACAAGTTGTTTGAAAAAAACCAGCATAGCTGCTTGTTTTTATAAATAAGGACCTGGATGCAAACGAAACAGGGCGTATGTCATTTTGTTTATTTCAAATTAAGCAATTAATTGTTTGTTTTTAATGGTTCCCTGGTAAACGCATCTAGAAAGATAAACAGGTCGTCAGCTTGCTGTTAACTGATTGAATTCTTAATAATATTACTCATCTCAAGACATGAGCGAAATGAAGTTAGGAGACTAGCCATGCTGCTTTTTAAAGGTCCATTTCGGGTAAATTCACTTTCCGCTTTTCTTAAGTGCCCTCGCGCCTTTTATTTCAAGCACGTTATGGGTCTTGGCCAGGACCGAATTAATCTGAATTTGCTGGCCGGTCATGCGGCGCGGGCAGCCGTTAACCGCGCTCACCGTGAAAAGAACTGGGACGAGGATGAAATTTATGAGATTTTTTTAGGTGTCTTTGAAAAGGAGAAGGCCGGTCAAAAGGCCGAAATCCATGGCGCGGTGGACCTGGATGAGTACCGTGTCATGTTAAGGGCTTATGCCTGCCAGCCTTATAATCGTGAAGCCAGGGTCCTGGCATTGGATTCCAGGTTTTATTTTGAGATCAAACCAGCGCGCACAACTTATCATTTTGAAGGAAGGATTGACCAGCTTCTTCAGGTTGAAACCGATCTGCTGAGAGCTGAATTTCCCGATGTTTTCAAGTCTGTAAAGAAGTCCTCCATCATCCTTCACCGGTGTATTAAATTCGGCCAGCGCAGACAGACCAGTCCCTTTGAACTGGCTCTGAATATCCAGCTCGACATCCTTGCTCTGGCCTTAAAAACCGGGATCTTTAATTATCCTTTAGGCGCCATTGATCGCAGGTCTTATCAGACACCGTATTTCTGGAATATTATCCCTGATTTTCATGCAGTTTATTTCCTCAGAGATCATATCCCCTACAAGGATGACGGCGGCAGTTACCTGAAAGATGAATCGGGAAACTTCATACCCTGCGATCTTGTTTCAGAGCCCTGCCTTTTAGGCAAGAAGCAGCAGCCCTGTAAAGGCAAGCGAACTTACTGCACCAAACAGCCTCGAGGTCCGGGCATGTTTTTCACTACCCGCTCCGAGACCAGAACGCACACCATCCCCAGGGAACTCATGTCGGTCTGCGCGGCCATTCGCATGGGCCATTATCCGCGCCAACCCGGAGAACTCTGCTCTAACTACTGTGAATTTCGCTTTACCTGCGAAACAGAAGTCCGTTCGGATGTTGAGGCGGCTTGAAAGACCGGCAGGGGCCGGACTTATTCCTGAGGTGAAATTTTGGGCGGTGTCCCTTTATTGGGGTGACATTTTATAACCCCTTGAATTTGAAGGTAAAATTGTCAAGGGAGAAAACGCCATAACTTATTGTAAAAATTAAGAAATTCAAATTTATCAACCAATTAAAGAAGCACCACCAAATTTTGAACTTTAAAAAAAACTGTAATTAATTGAGTAAGTTATATAGGTATTCCACTTAAATACTTTACAGGGCCAAAATTCGGTTCATGAAAAACGTCTTTGTTTTACCCGAAGGTTTTTTCGCTCAAGGAAAAGCCTGGCCGGACTTTAAAATAATTTGAAGATGAAGACCCAGAGAGAAATTTTTAGACAAAGATAAATCTGGAACTTTCAGGGCCTGGGGATGGAGAAACGAAAACCTTACTAGCCCGCAAAGGAGAACATCTATGGTAGTCATTAATGTTGAAGTGGCGCGGGGATGGAAGGCGATCGCACGAATGATCGGAGGATCAGTTTCCACGGCGCAGCGTCTTTACCGAAGGCAGGGGCTGCCAGTGGTCTATGAAGGTCAGTCGCCTACCATGGATACCAAGAGTTATTTGGAGTGGCGCGAAAATTTGGGCAGACATAAAGTTAAGAATTTGGATTGAAGGTGGTTCTCGTATTTAACCAGGGTCCTCAAGTCACCGGCCCTGATTTATTAATCCCAGCAGATGTTTCCTACTTTTTCAACCAGACCCGGGTCAGGTCCATGGCTTTTGTCGGATAGTTTTCCCACCAGTCCATAACCTGGACTTTCATGACCTGCAAGGTGGGCATAGAGAAGAGAAAGCCGGAGGCGGCATCCTTGGCAATGATCCTCTGGCAGAGCTTAAAATACTTTTTCTTTTCTTCTTCGTTTAAGGCCTTGAGGGCCTTGGTAAGCGTTTGTCTGAACCTCTCTGAGTCATATTGAATGTAAGATGCTGGATCGGCATACAGGTCAATGT
The window above is part of the Deltaproteobacteria bacterium genome. Proteins encoded here:
- a CDS encoding BatA and WFA domain-containing protein; the encoded protein is MQLLNPSALLVLGLIPILILIHSLKPKPKQVDVTNLFLWRAVLKEKRGGVRIQRVLRNLPLLLQILAVILAAFALARPVWLYTSQIKGDAILVLDSSASMKTLTASGIRFDRAREEALKLIDELPKDSRMLIIEAGSKPFLRSPFSDDKKHLKRIVQSIQPSDAPGRIEKAVYLA
- a CDS encoding DUF58 domain-containing protein is translated as MAVETDVESFLDEDFLRRLEKLKILAQQGIKGPSKGEHRSWRSGASLEFLDYRKYQVGDDFRYIDWNVYGRLDKLFVKLFRSEEELNIHILLDMSRSMRAGNPSKEIYAKKVAAALSYIGLANLDRVGVTAFSHTLGDSKPPERGKKVYLSILKYLLSLKPEGKTDLNSCLSEYALTCKRPGIAIILSDLLDPNGVEKGLEALRYRKFDITVVHMLDPEELFPGYNGYLTLRELETGETKKITLNEELLTLYRQKMSSFLNNIRELCYKNGIDYYLSDTGVPFEDFLLDYLTTGTLFH
- a CDS encoding MoxR family ATPase, giving the protein MEKATPIEKADLIIQNFNLITDELSKIIVGQTSLIENILVCLLCGGHALVEGVPGLGKTLIVKTLSQVLDLKYSRIQFTPDLMPADILGTNIVNQDEQGNRYFEFFKGPIFGQVILADEINRATPKTQSALLEAMQEERVTIFGREYPLEPPFIVLATQNPLEMEGTYPLPEAQIDRFFFKLKIEYPTSDQLEEIIEKTTEDYQPELNKVVDSDSILQMKKLVRQVPIALHVKNYAIRLVLASHPDDHASIERTKKYVRYGASPRGVQTLVLAGKVRALFQGRYNASLEDIRAAAKPALRHRIILNLRGEAEGINEDDIIDDILNGVPEKVRV
- a CDS encoding branched-chain amino acid aminotransferase yields the protein MEIEVNLLPSESRKEKPGSDDELSFGDTFSDHMLMVDYKEGQGWHNARIVPYEDLRLDPAAMSIHYAQSLFEGLKCYRRKDGGLQLFRPRDNFKRLNQSASRLCMPELDVEFGLSSLKELIRVEQDWVPRSRGASLYLRPTMLATEPHLGVRPAREYLYFVIVGPVGAYYKEGFNPVRIFVSEKYVRAVRGGVGDIKASGNYAASLYAAKEAQEKGFTQILWLDAVERKYVEEVGTSNMFFLIEDELITPPLTGSILSGITRLTVLDLAREWGAYNVVERQVSIDEVMAKAKDGRLKEAFASGTAVVISPVSEVFYKGEMVQIGNGQTGPLARKLFDEITAIQYGGKQDTHGWIEEI
- a CDS encoding helix-turn-helix transcriptional regulator, whose translation is MTETFGEVVKRKRMELSLSQKKLGHLAGVTGTYVADMENFGKIPKDSVVLKMAVALGLDPFFFLLVALKERNSEDDEVINLYEKAFKAYSQARARGEINGPVDEVLHPSVVAAQVEEAIKRGLKIIIADPEQIQKEPYCNLVKEIEERVHEFWTEALSSPSDLLLGPLPYRYTVPVISHVSAGEPFQWTDGGFEAGDGLEKVELPPGIDPKLAEKIYAVRVRGDSMFPYLKDGATLFVKPESREEVRHGDYVIFKDQDYNAWVKMVLFRNDQIILRSLNPDYGDMVKDEDELILLEKVISITL
- a CDS encoding PD-(D/E)XK nuclease family protein, whose product is MLLFKGPFRVNSLSAFLKCPRAFYFKHVMGLGQDRINLNLLAGHAARAAVNRAHREKNWDEDEIYEIFLGVFEKEKAGQKAEIHGAVDLDEYRVMLRAYACQPYNREARVLALDSRFYFEIKPARTTYHFEGRIDQLLQVETDLLRAEFPDVFKSVKKSSIILHRCIKFGQRRQTSPFELALNIQLDILALALKTGIFNYPLGAIDRRSYQTPYFWNIIPDFHAVYFLRDHIPYKDDGGSYLKDESGNFIPCDLVSEPCLLGKKQQPCKGKRTYCTKQPRGPGMFFTTRSETRTHTIPRELMSVCAAIRMGHYPRQPGELCSNYCEFRFTCETEVRSDVEAA